In Halogranum gelatinilyticum, the DNA window GTGCGGACTGCGCCTCGAAGTCGAGCGCGCGGTCCCACTCGAAGGTGATGGCCTTCGTCGGCTGCTTGGAGACGATGTCGTAGCGAACCGCACCGATGCCGACCTGGTGGGCGATACGTTCGATGTCCGCTTCGTCCAACTCGTCGTCGCGGATGCGGGAGTCGAGCCGCGACTCCACCTCGTCGCGGGCGCGGGAGACGGCCTCGTCGAGCAGGTCGTCGAGGTCGACACCGGTGCCGGCGCGGGTCGACATCTTCCCCTCGGGGAGGTTGACGTAGGAGTAGATGGCGTTCTGGAGCTTGTCGGTGTCGTTACCGAGAATCTCCAGGGTGGCGTTGAGCTGGTCGGCCTGCAGTTTGTGGTCCTCGCCGAGCACCGTGACGGCGCGGTCGAAGTTGTCGAACTTCCACTCGTGGTGCGCGAGGTCGCGGGTCGTGTACAGCGAGGTCCCGTCCGAGCGCAGGAAGACGAGCTTCTTCTCGATGTCCCAGTCTTCGAGGTCGAGCTGCCACGCCTCTTCTTCGAGGACGGCGTACTCGGTGTCTTTCAGGCGGCTTGCGATCTCCTTCGTCGAGCCGTCGAACATGAACCGCGTCTCCTTGACGAACTCGTCGAACTCGGCGGGCAGGCGGCCGAGACACTCCTTCATCCCCGAGAGGACCTGGTCGACGACCTCCTCGACGCGGGCGTAGGTCTCCTCGTCGCCCTCCTCGATACCCTGGAGGATCTCCGAAATCTCTTCCTCGGCGGCCTCGACTTCGGCGGGGTCGCCCTCTTCGAGGACCTGGTTGCCCTTGCGGTAGTAGCGCACGAGGTCGTACTCGATGCGGTCGCGTTCGGGCTCCTCGTCGAGGTCGTCCTCGTCGAAGGTCTCGTAGGCCCAGGTGAAGACGGCCATCTGGCGGCCGGCGTCGTTGACGTAGTAGTGGCGTTCGACGTCGTAGCCGGCGAAGTCGATGACGTTGGCGATGGCGTCGCCGAGGATGGGGTTGCGAGCGCGGCCGACGTGGACCGGGCCTGTCGGGTTCGCGCTGGTGTGTTCGACGACGACGGACTCTCCTTGATCCTCCAGACGGCCGTACGCCTCGTCGCCCGCAGCGTCGAGGGTATCGGCGAGGTATCTCTCAGTCGTGTGGAAGTTGACGTACGGGCCGCCGGTGTCGACGTGGTCGATGTAGTCGTAGCCGTCGAGCTCGATGTGGTCGGCGATGTCGACGGCGATCTTCGGCGGCGGCGCGCCGACCTCGCTCGCGAGGCGGAACGCCACGCTGGAGGCGAGTGTCGCGGATACGTCTTCGGGTGGCTCCTCCACGCCGAGGTCGTCGGTCGGCAGGTCCATCGCCGCGAGTGCGTCGGCGAGGGCCGCCTCGACCTCGTTACGGAACGCTCTGAACATGGAGTGTCGTTTACGAGCGTCGGGTAAATGGGTTTCTAAGCTCAGAGGTCTTGTGTCACGCCGTGACGAGCGAGCCGAACGGCTTTGCGTGGCCCGGTCGTAGCCGTCGAGGATGCCTGCAGACGACAGTCCTCCAGCGGCCGACCGAACTTCCGATGCCGTCGACTTCGCCGAGATTCGCGACGTCCTCGACACCGCCGCCCGCGACGCCGGTCACGACGACGTCGCGTCGTTCGTGACCGACCTGTTCACCGACGTCGTCGAGAACCCGCCCGAACCCGCACCCGAACCGCCCAACGAGGTCCGCTACGGCTTCCACGAGGAGGCCTTCGACGGCGACTACGACGAGGCAGCCGCCCGAGTGACGAAGGCCGTCGCCGCCGTGACGCCGCGGGAACTCGGGACGCTCGACTTCTGGGGACTCGACGTCAGTCGGCCGTCCGCCAGCGACGCGCTCGCCGTCCTGGCCGCACGCTCCGGCGTCGAACACACCGACACCGAACTCGTGGGCGAGATACCGGCGACGGTCGAGGCCGTCGCGGCCGTCGCGGATCTCTACGCGACGCCGGTCGTCGAGGTTCTCGTCACCGACGTCGAGGGATCCAAAGTCATCGAGCGTCGCGACGGCCACTATCTGTGGGTCTGGCTCCCCGAGGACCGTCTCGAGCGCGTGATGGCCCGTCTTCCGAAGTCCGTCGGCGACGCGGTCGAGCGCGCCGACCGGCCCGGAAGCGACGAGGCGCGCTGAACCGCCGCAACCGACGGACTTAGATGCGAACCGTCCATAGAGTGGATATCCACTGGTGTGACGGAAGCGTCGCACCCTCCGCCCGCTCGGCGTCGGTACTCCGCCGACACGCCATCTCACTTCTGCTACGCATCTCACTTCCGGTATGCTTATCAGCGATGGCTCCTACGTTTAGAGTATGGTAGAAACGGTCGCAGCGACCGCCGTCGGCCACGACGAACTCGCTGCACTGAAACTCGTCGCCCTCGACGGTGGGCTCGCCGGACCCGTCAAAGTCTCGTGTTCGAGCCTCGCAGACCGCCTCGACGCCTCCAGTCAGACCGCTTCACGTCGCCTCCAGCGGCTGGACGAGGCGGGCTACGTCGAGCGCGACATCGTCAGCGACGGCCAGTGGGTCGACATCACCGACGCTGGCGAGGCCGCCCTCCGCAAGGAGTACGCCGACTACCGGCGGGTCTTCGAGGAGGAGGCCTCCGTCACCCTGACCGGGACCGTCACCGGCGGCATGGGCGAGGGTCGCCACTACATCTCGCTGCCGGGCTACATGGCGCAGTTCGAAGAGCGTCTCGGCTACGAACCGTTCGCGGGCACGCTCAACGTCGATCTGACCGAGGAGAGCGTCCGCGCCCGTGCCGGGATGTCCTCGCTCGACGCCGTCCCCATCGACGGCTGGGAGGACGAGGAGCGCACCTTCGGTCCCGCCTCCTGCTACGAGGCGACCGTCGAGTACGACGGTGAGTCCTACGACACGGCCCACATCATCGTCCCCGAACGGACCCACCACGACGAGACCCAACTAGAGATCATCGCCCCGGACCGCCTGCGCGACGCGCTCGGTCTCGACGATGGCGACACCGTCTCCGTCCGCGTCGTGGAGGTCTCACAATGAGCGGCCGTGCTGGCGACCTCGCCGACGACGCCGTCGCCGACGACGCCGTCGACCGTGCAATCCGGGCGTTCCGCGACGGCCAGCCCGTCCTCGTCCACGACTTCGACGACCGCGAGGGCGAGACGGACATCGTCTACCCCGCAGGTGCCGTGACGGCCGACGCCGTCGCCCGCCTCCGCAACGACGCGGGCGGTCTCGTCTGCGCCGCGCTCTCGCACGACGCCGCGGTCGCGATGGATCTGCCGTTCCTCGACGACACCATCGACCACCCCAGCGCGGGCAGCCATGAGTTGGGATACGACGACCGCTCGTCGTTTTCGTTACCTGTTAACCACCGCGACACCTTCACCGGCATCCCCGACGCGGACCGCGCGCTGACCATCACCGAACTCGCCTCTGCGGCGGAGGCCGCCCTCGCGGGCGACTACGGTCCCGAGGAGTTCGCCGCCGACTTCCGCGCACCCGGCCACGTCAACGTCCTCCGGGCGGCCCCCGGCCTGCTCGCGGACCGACAGGGCCACACGGAACTCGGCCTCGCGCTGGCGGCCGAAGCCGGACTCCCGCCTGCCGTCGTCGTCTGCGAGATGCTCGACGACGAGACCGGCCACGCGCTGCCGAAGGCCGCCGCCCGCGACTACGCCACCCGCCACGGCTTCGTCTACGTCGACGGCGACCAGCTCGTCGAGCGGCTGCGTTAGTCGCGCCAGCTCTTTTCGGGCGTCCAGCCGAGCAGTTCTCCCGCTTTCGTCGTGTCGACCAGACTCCCGTACTCGTCGAACCCCTCCGGTTCCACTCGAACGTCGGCCTCGGGATACTCTTCGGCGACCAACTCGTTCGTCGGGAGGTCCACGGTCGTGTCCGCCGCCGCCGCCCAGACCGTCTCGTGGCCGTCGAAGTCGGCCTCGACACACAGCCGAAAGAGCCGCGCGAGGTCGTCGAGATGGACGTACGCGAACAGCGTGTTGTGCGCCGAGTGGTGGAACGGTGCCTCTCGAATCGCGTCCAGCGAGCGGTCGCCGTCGACGAGGACCTCTTCGATCTGCTCGTCGTCCATCGCCATCGGGAACCGGACCGTCGCCACCGTCGTCGGCCCGTCGTTTCTCCTGCCCACGCCGTCGGCGGTGACTTCCAGCACGCGCTTCCCGAGGGCGTAGGGGTCCCGCGGGTCGACGGGGTGGGTCTCGTCGACGGGGAGATAGTCGAGGCGCACCTGGTCGGGGTCGAAGCCCGCACCGAGCGCGCTCATGCTGGAGGCGATGGCGACGCTGTCGATATCGAGATTCTCGCAGGCTTCGAGGACGTGGTAGGTGGTCATGACGTTGCTCTCGAAGGTGACGTGGCCCGGCGCGTCGTCAGGGCGGGGCCGCATCCCGAGATGGACGACGGCGTCGGCGGCACAGGCTGCGAGCGCGCCGTAGACCTCGCCCGCGTCGAGGAGGTCCGCCTGTTGGTAGGCGTCGGCGACGGCTTCGCTGCGGCGGCCGCGTGAGACGTTGACCGTGCGGTAGCCGTGTGCGTTCAGCTCGCGGATGACGCCGCGGCCGACCTGGCCGTTGCCGCCGGTGACGGCGACGGTGGCTGTTTGAGACATACGTCCAGTCTTCTCCTGTCGTCTCAAAAAGGCGACCCTCGCCGCGCGATTCCTCATGAATTTATAGCAGTGCCCGCCAATGGCCCGAACATGGGATTTGACGACATGGACGTCGACACCATCTGGATGGACGGTGAGTTCGTGGACTGGGACGACGCGCAGATTCACGTCCTCACGCACGGCCTCCACTACGGGACCGGCGTCTTCGAGGGTGTCCGCTGTTACGACACCGAGAACGGCCCCGCCGTCTTCCGCTGGGAAGAACACCTCGAACGGCTCTACGACTCCACGCAGCCCTACGAGATGGAGATTCCCTTCTCCCGCGAGGAACTCACCGAGGCGACGATGGAACTCATCCGCCGACAGGATCTCGAATCCTGTTACATCCGCCCCATCGCCTTCTACGGCTACGACACGCTCGGCGTGAGTCCCGGCGACTGCCCGACGCAGGTCGCCATCGCCGCCTGGCCCTGGGGCACCTACCTCGGCGAGGACGCCCTGGAGAACGGCATCAAGGTCATGGTCTCCTCGTGGCGCAAGCACTCCTCCAGCCAGATTCCGACCAACGCCAAGACGACCGGTCTCTACGTGAACTCCATGCTCGCAGGCGAGGAAGCCCGCCGCAACGGCTACCGCGAGGCCATCGTCCTCAACAAGGAGGGCAACGTCGCCGAAGGTCCCGGCGAGAACATCTTCCTCGTCCGCGACGGCGAGATCTTCACGCCCGGATTGAGCGAAAGCATCCTCGACGGCATCACGCGCAACACGGTCATCGAACTGGCCGAAGAGCGCGGCTACGAGGTCCACGACAACGTCTCCATCAGCCGCGGCGAACTCAACACCGCCGACGAGCTGTTCTTCACCGGCAGCGCGGCGGAGGTCACGCCCATCCGGCAGGTCGACAACGTCGAAATCGGCGAACGCGGTCCCGTGACCGAGGAACTCCAGCAGGCGTTCTTCGACCTCGTCGAGCGCCGGACGGACGACCACGACGAGTGGTTCACGTACGTCTGAGCGGCTGAAATCCTCGAATTGCGATTTTCGAGTTTCGATTCTTCGACTTTCTTGACTTCCCACCTTCTCGACTCGGCGAGCGTTGCGAACGCCCCGCTCACCGGTCGGCGGCGACGTGAAAACAGTCGGTAGACGGTCGCGCGGTCAGGTTGGTCAGTTCATCCGGCCGAGGTCTTCGATGCCCGTCTCCTCGGTGACGTCGATGCTGACGCCCTCGTCGGTCTCGGCGAATCCGGCCGAGAGGATGCGGGTGAGTGCTTCCTCGACCTTCTCGTTGGTCTCCTCGATGCGGTGGGGTTCGACCTCCATCACGAAGCCGGTCGTGATGTTGGGGGCAGTGGGCATGAAGAGGACCTCACGGCCGTCCGAGGTCTTCTTCCCCGTCTTGAACGCGGTCATCCGGATGCCGTTCCAGACTTCGAGCCGGACGGGCTTCTGGAGGTCTTCGGTGCCGCTGAGTGCCGTCTCGACGGCGAGTTTCGAGGCGTTGTAGACGACGCGGACGACCGGGACGCGGTTGATGACGCCGTCGATGACACCCTCTCCGAGGCGGCCGATGGTCGTCCGCATCAGGTAGCCCACGCCCAGCGTCAGCATCGCGAAGACGACGAGGACGACGAGGACCCGAAACGGGTTGGCGTATCCCGCGGGAATCGCAGGCGGAACGCCGAAGTCCATGCCGGGGAGGTCCAGTATCCGCTGGTAGAGCCAACTGACGACGGCCGCGAGGACGATGAGGGGGACGAGAACCACGAGACCGCTCGCGACGTCGCGTTTCCACGTAGACATTCGTTGTCGGGTATCTAGAGGCCGTCCTTATCAGCGCTTCTAACTCGGGACCGTTTGTGAGGGCGTACTGTCTCTCGAATAAAACAGACTGCCTCGGCGACGTGTCGGCCGCCCGCGTTAGACGCCGACGACCGCGCGGAGCGCGAACAGCGCGTTCTCCTTGCGTTCGCGGACGCGACGGTAGAAGTACGAGAACCACTTGCCGCCGTAGGGGGCGTACTGCCACACTTCGTAGCCCTGTTCGACTAACTCCCGTTGGGCGTCCTCGCGGACGCCCATCAGCATCTGAACCTCGAAGTCCGTCCCGTACTCCTCGTGGAGGTCGGTAGCGTATTCGATCATCTTCGGGTCGTGGCTGCCGACCGCGATGCCGCCCTCGAAGTTCGCGAACATGAACTCCAGATACTCGCGGTAGGCCTCGTTGACCTTCGACTTCTGCTTGTAGGCGACCTCCTTCGGCTCGTCGTACGCGCCCTTGACCAGCCGTATCTTCCCCGGGACGTCGGCGAGTCGTTCGAGGTCCGCCTTCGTCCGTTTGAGGTTCGCCTGCACGCAGAGACCGACGCCGCCCTCGAACTCCCGAGCCAACTCCTCGAAGGCGTCGAGCGTCACGTCCGTGGTCGTGTAGTCCTCCATGTCACACCAGACGAAGACCCCGTGGCGGTCGCCCGCCTCGACGATGGCGCGGAAGTTCTCCTCGAACACGCGGTCGCCAGCGTCGAGACCGATCTGGGAGGGCTTGACCGAGATGCAGGCGTCGAGGTCCGTGCTCCCGATGTCGCGGACGAGATCGACGTAGGCCGCCGTGTCGCCGTCGGCCTCGGCGCGGTTGTCGTAGTGCTCGCCGAGCAGGTTGAGGATGACCTTCACGCCCGACTCGTTCGTCTCGCGGACGTGCTCGAACGCCGAGGCTGGCGTCTCGCCCGCGACGAATCGGCTGGCGATTGGGGGAATCATGTGGCAATCCTTGCGGTCGTTTATTTAAATCCGTTCCCGTTCGTCGTCCGGCGTCGCCGTCGGCCGAAACGCCGAGGCTTATAACCTCCGCCCGACACGTCTCGCGTATGTTGCGCTCACTCGTCCTCAAGGCGTTCTGGACGATGCTCCCGGCCTACGTCCCGAACAACGTCGCGGTGCTCGCTGGCGGCGGCGAACCCATCGACGGCGGCCGTACGTGGAACGGCCGACGGCTCCTCGGCGACGGCAAGACCTGGCGCGGGACCGCCGTGGGGACGCTCGCTGGCGTCCTCCTAGCACTCGTCCTCGACCTGCTCCGCGGCCCGCTGGAGAAACGACTCGGCGTGTCGCTCCCCGCGTTCTCGCTCAAGTCCGCGTTCGCCCTGTCGTTCGGCGCGATGCTCGGCGACATCGGTGCCTCGTTCCTCAAACGTCGCAGCGGCCGCGAGCGCGGGGCGGCGTTCCCCGGTCTCGACCAACTGGACTTCGTCGCCGGCTCGCTCGGCCTGACGGCCGCGCTCGCCCCGGCGTGGTTCCGCGCGGCGTTCAAACTGCCCGTGCTCGTGGTCGTCGTCGTGATGACGCCCGTGTTGCACGTCGTGACGAACGTCATCGCGTACGTGCTCGGATTGAAGGACGAACCCTGGTAGAGCCGTCCTCGCAGTCCATTTCTACGGGTCCACACCGTTCTCCGTGGCGACGGCGTCTCGCTGGCGTGTGACTTCGGTTCGGTGTCCCGCTAGAAGGCTTATCACTCCTCGGTCGGAACCGCCCGGACGTGTCCTCCGATACTCACTACCGCCCTCTCCGGTATCCTCTCGGAGTCGTCGGACTCGTCGCCGTCGGCTTCCTCCTACGAGCGGCACTGCGGCCGATATTCGAGCGCGTGACCGCCGGGTCGGCCACGTGGCTACCGATGTTCGGGACGGTCGCACAGACCGTCGTGGTCTATAGTCGGGTCGTCACCCTGTTTGCGGCCGTCCTCGTCCCCGTCGCGGCGTTCTGGCTCGGGATGCAGTACGGACAGCACTCCGGGTGACTCCGGCCGTCGTCCGGGTCCCACGGCGACGCGAGAGCGGCTTGAAGTCGCACGTCGACGGCGGCCGCGAATCGCCAATCGCCCCGTTTATCACCCTCGCCCGTCCCACCACCAGTAATGGCGAACCAGGAACTCATTCGGGCACTGCGCGACGCCGACGCCGTCCAGTTCGGCGAGTTCGAACTGTCCCACGGCGGTACGAGCGAATACTACGTCGACAAGTATCTCTTCGAGACCGACCCCCACTGTCTCGAACTCATCGCGGAGGCCTTCGCCGAGCGCGTCGGCGACACCAAACTCGCGGGCGTCGCCCTCGGTGCGGTCCCGATCGTGGCCGTCACGTCGGTCGAGACGGGCAATCCCTACGTCATCGCCCGGAAGAAGGCAAAGGAGTACGGCACGGCCAAACGCATCGAAGGCCGACTCGACGAGGGTGAGGAGGTCGTCATCCTCGAAGACATCGCGACGACCGGCCAGAGTGCCGTCGACGCCGCCGAAGCCCTGCGCGAGGCGGGTGCGGAGGTCAACCGCGTCATCGTCGTCGTCGACCGCCAGGAGGGTGCCGCCGAGCATCTCGCCGACCACGACCTGGAACTCGACTCGCTGCTCACGGCCTCGGACCTGCTCGCGGACCAGTAGCCTCTCTCCGTCCCTGTTTTCGCCACTTCAGAGGGCTGACTCTCGGCTCTGCCGACGGTCCGAGCCGTTCGTTTCGGCCCCCGAACCGTGCCTTCCGGTGTCACACAACTGTGCGTATCTCTTCGACCTCTGGATATCGAAGTGTTCATACTTGTGCAAACGCGATGTCCACGGTATGAACAGAGCAGAGAAGGCCGCCCTCCAGTTGCAGGCGGTCGCCGTCTTGCGGATGCTCAAAGAGACCCGGACCTACGACGAGCTCTCGGAGGTGACGGGCCTGCCTGCGGGCGACCTCAACCGCTACGTCAACGGCCACGTCCTCCCCGGTACCGACCGCGCCCGCGAGGTCGTGGAGGGGATCGGCCGCGACGCGCTCTCGACGGAGCTCGAAGCCCGTGTCGAGTTCGACGACGAGGGCTACGTCGACAACTCCGGCGTCGTCTTCGACCAGTCCTTCCTCGACCTCGTCGCGCCTATCGCAGCCAACGCCTTCGGCTTCGAACGGCCCGACGTGGTGCTGACGGCCGCGACCGACGGCATCACGCTCGGCGCGGCGATGGCGAGCTACTTCGACGCCCGCCTCGCCTACGCCAAGAAGTCCAAGGAGACCGCCGTCGAGGAGTTCATCGAGTCCCGCCAGCGGCTGGCCTCCGGCATCGAGTTGACCTACTATCTCCCCGCGAGCGCGCTTTCGTCGGGCCAGCGCGTCCTCGTCGTCGACGACCTCATCCGGTCGGGCGAGACCCAGGAACTCCTGCTCGACATCGCCTTGCAGGCCGACACCGAGGTCGCTGGCGTCTTCGCGCTCATCGCTGTCGGCGACGAAGGCACGGGTCGCGCCAAGGAGATCACCGACGCGCCGGTCGGCGCGCTGACGACGTTCGAGTAACTCGGTCCGGCGTCGTCGACCGGCGCGCCAGCGTCCATGACCCGTTTCTTTCTCCCGATTGTCGACGATTATACACACGCTCGTGTAGCAATTAGTTTGTAGAGCGCGTTATCTCGGAGTAATTATCCACATATGTGTATATGTGCGTACTGGAGATGGCAATTCTTAAGTCGATAATCACAGGTATGCCCATCATGGGCCTTACAGAGTATTTCGACCTCGACGCGCACAACACGACCGTGCGGACCGAGGTACTCGCAGGTATCACCACGTTCCTGACGATGAGTTACATCGTCGTCGTCAACCCGTCTATCCTGGCGGGCATTCCGGACGCGAAACCGGGGATCATCATCGACGGCTACTCACCGGCACAGGTCCGGTCGATGCTCGCCGTCGTCACCATCCTCGCCGCCGCGGTGGCGACGACCATCATGGCATTCTACGCCAACCGGCCGTTCGCGCAAGCACCCGGTCTCGGCCTGAACGCCTTCTTCGCGTTCACCGTCGTCGGCGCGCTCGGCATCCCGTGGCAGACGGCACTCGCCGCCGTCGTCGTGGAGGGAATCATCTTCATCGCGCTCACCGCCGTCGGGGCGCGTGAGTATATCATCAAGCTGTTCCCGAAACCCGTCAAGTTCGCCGTCGGGACCGGTATCGGCCTGTTCTTGACGATCATCGGGCTGCAGGCGATGGGCATCGTCGTCGACGACGGTGCGACGCTCGTCACGATGGGCCAGGTCGCCTCGAACCCCGTCGCCATCCTCTCGGTCTTCGGTCTCTTCCTCACCTTCGCGCTCTACGCCCGCGGTGTCAAAGGCTCGATCATCCTCGGCATCGCGCTCACGACGGTCATCGGCTGGGCCGTCACGCAGTTCGGTCTCGTCTCCCCCGACGCCGGTCTCGTCGCCGGTGGGCCGGGCGCGACCTACGACATCTCGCCGCTCGCGGGCGCGTTCCTCTCCGGGCTCGGCAACATCGAGGGCTTCGCCTTCGCGCTCGTCGTCTTCACGTTCTTCTTCGTCGACTTCTTCGACACCGCGGGCACGCTCGTCGGTGTCGGCCAGGCCGGTAACTTCCTCGACGAGGACGGCAACCTGCCGGACGTCGACAAGCCGCTGATGGCCGACGCCGTCGGCACCACGGTCGGCGGAATGCTCGGCACCTCGACGGTCACGACCTACATCGAGTCGGCGACGGGTGTCGAAGAGGGCGGCCGGACGGGCCTGACGGCGCTCGTCGTCGCCGTGCTCTTCCTCGCCTCGCTCGCGCTCGTCCCGCTCGCGGCGGCGATTCCGCTCTACGCGTCGCACATCGCGCTGGTCGTCATCGGCGTCGTCATGCTCAGCAACGTCGTCGACATCGACTGGAACGACATCACCCACACCGTCCCGGCCGGGATGACCATCCTCGTCATGCCGTTCACCTACTCCATCGCCTACGGTATCGCCGCGGGTATCATCTCCTACCCGCTCGTGAAGATCGCCGCTGGCGAGTTCGACGACGTCCGCCCGGGCCACCTCGTCCTCGCCGGTGCCTTCGTCGTCTACTTCTTCGTCCGGACGAGCGGCGTCCTCTCCAGCGCGGTCTGAGACGACGCGGTCGCTGTTTCTTTGCCATCGCTGGCATTCGTTTCCACCTCGGCTTCGCGCGTGGCGTGGCAGGCACAACACTCCCACGCCTGACGCGGTTCGCGCGATGAAACGCGCGACGGTCGTGTGGCGTGGCAGGCACACACCACCACCGCGTTCTTAAGTCACGACTCCCAACGGGAGAGTGATGGCAACCCTCGAACTCTACGAACTGGAAGGCTGTCCGTACTGCGCGAAGGTCAAGAACAAACTCGCAGAGCTGGGTCTCGAATACGAATCCCACATGGTACCGCGTTCGCACTCCGAGCGGACCGAAGTCGAGAAGGTCAGCGGCCAGACGGGCGTCCCCGTCCTCGTCGACGAGGAACACGGGATCGAGGGGATGGCCGAGAGCGACGATATCGTCGAGTATCTCGAAGAGACCTACGGCTCGGCCAGCTAACTGCGGACTTCGTTTTTCGGACGTTTAGACGCTTCGCGCCGCCTCGTACCCCTGTCTGACCGCCGGGAGCAGCGAGTCGACCGTCTCCGGCGTCACCGACACCGTCGTCCACGAGGCGACCGCTCGGCCGTCGGCGACGAACGGGCGGAGCTGGTGGGTCGCCGCCAACGACCGCCGTTCGTCGTCCGGCAGGCACGTGAGTGAGACGCCCTGGTCGCTCAAGACGGCGAAACGCGCGTCTGCGACGCGGTAGGACGGACAGCCGAACGTCGTCTGGACGGAGACGTCCGGCCACGAGAGGACTTCACGCTCGAACGCCTCACGAAGTCCGGCCGACGCGTCGGTAAAATACTGCACAGGCTCACTAGGCTGGCAACCAGGATAACCACGCCGCCAAACTCTTTGGGTGTGTCGGCTGGCCTACCCTTCGACGGGGTCGCTCGCCCGCTCGCGGATCAGGTCGCGAATGACGTCAGGGTCGTCGATACCCGCGAGTTCCTCACAGCTGACGATGGCGGTCCCCTCGACCGATTCACGTTTGGACTGCTCCTCGGTGAAGTAGACCGACCGCGTCCGCGTGACCTCGCCGAGCGAGGACATGATGCGGGCGCGCTTCTCGGCACTGCGGGTGAACGCCGAGTGGCCGGTGAGCACGTTGCCCTCGCGGTTGCTGTCCTCACTGACGGCCTTGAACGGCGCGCGTGCCGTCGGATGGACGGTGAAGCCCGCGCGAGTCAGTACCGACAGGACGTGCTCGTCGTCGGGGTCGACCTGTGGGTCCGCGGGCGTCGGCTCGGCGTCCCGAACCTCCTCCGCACCCTCCATCACGTTGACGGGGCTACTGAAGGGCCGCCCGAACAGCTCTTCGAGCTGGATGGCGACTTCGACGCTCGCGTTCATGCCGTCTTCGTACTTCGAGACGGTCCGCCGCGAGACGCCGAGTTCGGTGGCGAGTCGACCGAGACTCCAGCCGCGCTCCTCGCGCTCGTCGGCGATGATGCTGCCGTCGATGTTGACGTAGAGACCGCCGGGTGCGGCGTAGATGAGCGGCGGGACCTCTTCGACGAACATGTCCATCGCGGTGTCGGGGTTCAGAACGGGAACACCGTGACGGAAGTAGACCACGCCGGGCTTGAGATCCTCGTCGCGGGTCCGCAGACCGATAACCATCGGCGTCGCGTCCAGGTAGGTGCCGAGTCGGCGCATCTCCGCGCCGGTCGCACCGTCGAACGCGTCGATGTTCCCCAGAATCTTGACGAGGATGAGGTCGTCGTCTCTGCGGGCGGCGAGGTCGAAACTCTTCGGCCGAATCGCACAGCGGTCGCTCACGGCGAACCCCGCGTCGTGCAACATCGCACTGAGATTGTCGACCAGTGCTGCCCGAGACATAGGGGGTAATAGGCGATTCCCGACATATAACCGTTGTGCCCCACACCCACGCCACGTCTCCCGATTTTCTCCGCATTTCGGCGACAGAATTATATAGTCTCTCCGAACGCGAAAGCGGCTTTACGCACCGTAGAGTAGGCCTCCGCGATGACCGTCATCGGCCTCGACGACACCGACTCCCGCGAGCAGGGGATGTGTACGACCTATCTCGCGACGCTC includes these proteins:
- a CDS encoding CDP-2,3-bis-(O-geranylgeranyl)-sn-glycerol synthase, with amino-acid sequence MLRSLVLKAFWTMLPAYVPNNVAVLAGGGEPIDGGRTWNGRRLLGDGKTWRGTAVGTLAGVLLALVLDLLRGPLEKRLGVSLPAFSLKSAFALSFGAMLGDIGASFLKRRSGRERGAAFPGLDQLDFVAGSLGLTAALAPAWFRAAFKLPVLVVVVVMTPVLHVVTNVIAYVLGLKDEPW
- the pyrE gene encoding orotate phosphoribosyltransferase; this encodes MANQELIRALRDADAVQFGEFELSHGGTSEYYVDKYLFETDPHCLELIAEAFAERVGDTKLAGVALGAVPIVAVTSVETGNPYVIARKKAKEYGTAKRIEGRLDEGEEVVILEDIATTGQSAVDAAEALREAGAEVNRVIVVVDRQEGAAEHLADHDLELDSLLTASDLLADQ
- a CDS encoding phosphoribosyltransferase family protein, which gives rise to MNRAEKAALQLQAVAVLRMLKETRTYDELSEVTGLPAGDLNRYVNGHVLPGTDRAREVVEGIGRDALSTELEARVEFDDEGYVDNSGVVFDQSFLDLVAPIAANAFGFERPDVVLTAATDGITLGAAMASYFDARLAYAKKSKETAVEEFIESRQRLASGIELTYYLPASALSSGQRVLVVDDLIRSGETQELLLDIALQADTEVAGVFALIAVGDEGTGRAKEITDAPVGALTTFE
- a CDS encoding NCS2 family permease, giving the protein MGLTEYFDLDAHNTTVRTEVLAGITTFLTMSYIVVVNPSILAGIPDAKPGIIIDGYSPAQVRSMLAVVTILAAAVATTIMAFYANRPFAQAPGLGLNAFFAFTVVGALGIPWQTALAAVVVEGIIFIALTAVGAREYIIKLFPKPVKFAVGTGIGLFLTIIGLQAMGIVVDDGATLVTMGQVASNPVAILSVFGLFLTFALYARGVKGSIILGIALTTVIGWAVTQFGLVSPDAGLVAGGPGATYDISPLAGAFLSGLGNIEGFAFALVVFTFFFVDFFDTAGTLVGVGQAGNFLDEDGNLPDVDKPLMADAVGTTVGGMLGTSTVTTYIESATGVEEGGRTGLTALVVAVLFLASLALVPLAAAIPLYASHIALVVIGVVMLSNVVDIDWNDITHTVPAGMTILVMPFTYSIAYGIAAGIISYPLVKIAAGEFDDVRPGHLVLAGAFVVYFFVRTSGVLSSAV
- a CDS encoding glutathione S-transferase N-terminal domain-containing protein, with protein sequence MATLELYELEGCPYCAKVKNKLAELGLEYESHMVPRSHSERTEVEKVSGQTGVPVLVDEEHGIEGMAESDDIVEYLEETYGSAS
- a CDS encoding transcriptional regulator; the protein is MSRAALVDNLSAMLHDAGFAVSDRCAIRPKSFDLAARRDDDLILVKILGNIDAFDGATGAEMRRLGTYLDATPMVIGLRTRDEDLKPGVVYFRHGVPVLNPDTAMDMFVEEVPPLIYAAPGGLYVNIDGSIIADEREERGWSLGRLATELGVSRRTVSKYEDGMNASVEVAIQLEELFGRPFSSPVNVMEGAEEVRDAEPTPADPQVDPDDEHVLSVLTRAGFTVHPTARAPFKAVSEDSNREGNVLTGHSAFTRSAEKRARIMSSLGEVTRTRSVYFTEEQSKRESVEGTAIVSCEELAGIDDPDVIRDLIRERASDPVEG